One window of the Streptococcus parasanguinis ATCC 15912 genome contains the following:
- the aac(6') gene encoding aminoglycoside 6'-N-acetyltransferase — protein MDGITKDSIKTAKLMKQLWPQLTDKEAIDEVKKYTNGKNTAIFTEVEGDTIVGLALCSLRFDYVEGCKYSPVGFLEGIIVDEEYRLKDIAKNLCTKCEEWAKNKGCKEFASDCTLTNTDSIRFHLNIGFQEANRIIHFKKKL, from the coding sequence ATGGATGGAATAACAAAAGATTCTATAAAAACGGCTAAACTAATGAAACAATTATGGCCCCAATTGACCGATAAAGAAGCTATTGATGAAGTAAAAAAATATACGAATGGCAAAAATACTGCAATCTTTACTGAAGTTGAAGGTGACACAATTGTAGGTCTAGCACTATGTTCACTCAGATTTGATTATGTTGAAGGTTGTAAATATAGTCCTGTTGGATTCTTAGAAGGGATTATTGTCGACGAGGAATATCGTTTAAAGGATATTGCTAAAAATCTCTGTACAAAATGTGAGGAATGGGCGAAAAATAAAGGATGTAAGGAATTTGCAAGTGATTGTACTTTAACGAATACGGATTCTATAAGATTTCATCTCAATATTGGATTCCAGGAGGCAAATAGAATTATTCACTTTAAGAAGAAATTATAA
- a CDS encoding DNA alkylation repair protein — protein sequence MKEYILNLEKEFSLIENGFKEEEKRALADYLSNDNVYTKELAFLAFKSNVYQVRMYSVFLFGHLSSYEEILIFMRDEVSKDDNWRVQEVLAKAFDEFCKQTGYEKSLPVIDDWLQNNNPNVRRAVTEGLRIWTSRPYFKDNPDEAIKRIATLKEDSSEYVRKSVGNALRDIGKKFPELIKEELDSWDVKSKEIQKVYKLASKFIK from the coding sequence ATGAAAGAATATATTTTAAATTTAGAAAAAGAATTCTCTTTAATAGAAAATGGATTTAAAGAAGAAGAGAAAAGAGCTCTTGCTGATTATCTATCAAACGATAATGTGTATACCAAAGAATTAGCATTTTTAGCTTTTAAATCCAATGTATATCAAGTTAGAATGTACAGTGTATTTCTCTTTGGCCATTTGTCATCGTATGAAGAAATTTTGATCTTTATGAGGGATGAGGTTTCAAAGGATGACAATTGGAGAGTTCAAGAAGTATTAGCAAAAGCATTTGATGAATTTTGTAAGCAAACAGGTTATGAAAAATCTCTTCCGGTTATTGACGACTGGCTACAAAATAATAATCCAAATGTCAGAAGAGCTGTTACAGAAGGTTTGAGAATATGGACGAGTAGACCATATTTCAAGGATAATCCAGATGAAGCTATTAAACGAATCGCAACATTAAAAGAAGATTCTAGTGAATATGTTAGAAAATCAGTTGGTAATGCTTTGAGGGATATTGGCAAAAAATTTCCAGAGTTGATCAAAGAAGAACTTGATAGTTGGGATGTTAAGAGTAAAGAGATTCAAAAAGTTTACAAGTTAGCAAGTAAATTTATTAAGTGA
- a CDS encoding PTS lactose/cellobiose transporter subunit IIA → MDEKVLEVCFQIITYVGTAKSMYIDAIQLARQGEFEQAKDRIKQGEEAYVQGHNAHHSLLTKEMNGELSQTGLLLMHAEDQLMSAEGFRTIAEEFIAVYKRFEEGK, encoded by the coding sequence ATGGACGAAAAAGTACTCGAAGTGTGTTTTCAAATTATCACCTATGTAGGAACAGCAAAATCTATGTACATCGATGCTATTCAATTGGCTAGGCAGGGTGAATTCGAGCAGGCTAAAGATAGAATTAAACAAGGCGAAGAAGCATATGTACAGGGACACAATGCTCACCACTCACTTTTGACAAAAGAAATGAATGGGGAATTAAGCCAAACAGGTCTACTTCTGATGCACGCTGAGGATCAGTTAATGAGTGCAGAAGGTTTTCGAACGATTGCTGAGGAATTTATAGCAGTCTATAAACGCTTTGAGGAAGGTAAATAG
- a CDS encoding phosphoribosylanthranilate isomerase, with protein MSLLFEEFKTICFHLNRVGITPTLMGSLGLEFRTKENWGPSDIDIHVPGDPRGWEAPDHLRIYDWDKIMKAMKDLGYVLIDIHEHEFQKDRVSVEFGSIDSLPDFAGVSESDIELIHTEGITFRLPSLEQYLSIYKASSQDSYRNDHNNNKDFKKIEWLERHL; from the coding sequence ATGAGTCTCTTATTTGAAGAATTTAAAACCATTTGTTTCCATTTAAATCGAGTCGGAATTACACCGACACTGATGGGGTCTTTGGGATTGGAGTTTAGAACGAAAGAAAATTGGGGGCCGTCTGACATTGACATTCATGTGCCTGGTGACCCTAGAGGTTGGGAAGCACCTGATCATCTCAGAATTTATGATTGGGACAAGATAATGAAAGCGATGAAAGACTTAGGCTACGTCTTAATAGATATTCATGAGCATGAATTCCAAAAGGATCGAGTGAGTGTTGAATTTGGAAGTATCGATTCCTTACCTGATTTTGCAGGAGTTTCGGAATCGGATATAGAGCTTATTCACACTGAAGGTATCACTTTTCGTCTTCCAAGTCTGGAGCAGTATCTAAGTATTTACAAAGCTTCTTCTCAAGACTCCTATCGAAATGATCACAATAACAATAAGGATTTTAAGAAGATCGAGTGGCTGGAAAGACATTTATAA
- a CDS encoding aminoglycoside phosphotransferase family protein: MDFSGKIAINKGWSDDKKYCVTDQKQQKYFLRVSDKEKLDSKKFEFDMMEKVASLGVPMCKPISIELCDDKVHSFHEWIDGKDARETILTVSKEQQYIYGVEAGRILQKIHSLPVTEVREDWEVFYNRKIDDKIKKYKECPVQYENGQIFIDYLNANRELLKDRPQVFQHGDYHIGNFMIGEDRKIYVIDFDRFDLGDPWEEFNRIVWSAQVSPSFASGMIDGYFDGKVPDLFWKLLAIYILNNIVGALSWAVPYGAEEISVMKHQAKEILEWYDDMKQIIPSWYLIEKKA, encoded by the coding sequence ATGGATTTTAGTGGTAAGATAGCCATAAATAAAGGGTGGTCAGATGATAAAAAATATTGTGTGACAGATCAAAAACAGCAAAAATATTTCTTGCGTGTTTCTGATAAGGAGAAGTTAGATTCTAAAAAATTTGAATTTGATATGATGGAGAAAGTAGCTTCTCTTGGAGTTCCGATGTGTAAACCAATTAGCATTGAACTCTGCGATGACAAAGTACATTCTTTTCACGAATGGATAGACGGGAAAGATGCAAGAGAAACCATTTTAACTGTTTCAAAAGAACAACAATACATTTACGGAGTAGAAGCAGGAAGAATCCTTCAAAAAATTCATTCACTCCCTGTCACAGAAGTTCGTGAAGATTGGGAGGTCTTTTATAATCGAAAAATTGATGACAAAATCAAAAAATACAAAGAATGTCCCGTTCAATACGAAAATGGTCAGATTTTTATTGATTATTTAAATGCAAATCGAGAATTGTTAAAAGATAGACCTCAGGTTTTCCAACATGGAGATTATCATATCGGGAATTTCATGATTGGTGAAGATCGTAAAATCTATGTCATTGACTTTGATCGATTTGATCTTGGAGATCCTTGGGAGGAATTCAATCGTATTGTATGGTCTGCTCAAGTTTCTCCCTCTTTTGCGTCTGGTATGATAGATGGATATTTTGATGGTAAGGTTCCAGATTTATTTTGGAAGCTTCTCGCTATCTATATTCTAAATAACATAGTTGGTGCTCTGTCATGGGCTGTACCTTACGGAGCTGAAGAAATATCAGTAATGAAACATCAAGCTAAGGAAATTTTAGAATGGTATGATGATATGAAGCAAATCATTCCTAGTTGGTATTTGATTGAGAAAAAGGCTTAA
- a CDS encoding TfoX/Sxy family protein: MASSKEYLDFILEQLSELEEISYRAMMGEYIIYYRGKIIGGIYDDRFLVKPVKSAIAYMPNVEYELPYEGAKEMLLVDDVDNKEYLTGLFNSMYDELPAPKPKKKKL; encoded by the coding sequence ATGGCTTCAAGTAAAGAATATTTAGATTTCATTTTAGAACAATTGTCCGAGTTGGAAGAAATATCATATAGAGCAATGATGGGTGAATATATAATTTATTATCGAGGGAAAATCATAGGTGGAATTTATGATGATAGATTTTTAGTGAAGCCTGTCAAATCTGCAATAGCGTATATGCCGAATGTAGAATACGAATTGCCGTATGAAGGTGCAAAGGAAATGCTATTGGTAGATGATGTTGACAACAAAGAATATTTAACCGGCTTATTTAATTCAATGTATGATGAGTTACCTGCACCAAAACCAAAGAAAAAGAAATTATGA